A part of Leptospira congkakensis genomic DNA contains:
- a CDS encoding rod-binding protein codes for MDIHKIQDYSNRLSRSQDESILNRMKSYSDETKTAKKEGMSDFQNLLETHEEIMGKVSSSSLRVPQNIREEIKEDPYRKKLYDASVEFESVFVKMMLKEMKNTIHKEKMIDGGYAEEIFEDMLYDEYAKNISQNESMGLAEEIYKQMSASLPPVKKNPYF; via the coding sequence ATGGACATTCACAAAATCCAAGACTATTCGAATCGCCTGAGTCGTTCCCAGGATGAATCCATCCTGAATCGGATGAAATCCTATTCGGATGAAACAAAAACTGCCAAAAAAGAAGGTATGTCCGACTTCCAGAACCTACTAGAAACTCATGAAGAAATTATGGGGAAAGTGAGTTCTTCATCCCTCCGAGTTCCACAAAACATTCGTGAGGAAATTAAAGAAGATCCTTATAGAAAAAAACTCTATGATGCATCCGTGGAATTTGAATCTGTTTTTGTGAAGATGATGTTAAAAGAAATGAAAAACACCATCCACAAAGAGAAAATGATCGATGGCGGATATGCCGAAGAAATTTTTGAAGATATGCTTTATGATGAGTATGCTAAAAATATTTCCCAAAACGAATCGATGGGACTTGCGGAAGAGATTTACAAACAAATGTCTGCCTCTCTTCCTCCAGTGAAAAAAAATCCTTATTTTTAG
- a CDS encoding flagellar basal body P-ring protein FlgI, with protein MPVLNQNVSNLEFSKKDFRFLGNPLSALVIFLFATLPSFAVETRLKDLVRIDAVRENQLTGFGLVVGLNGTGDTKNPLTEEALQNYLAGLGVNTKKNLRDAKNTASVLITANVPVNLKEGDKIDVLVSSLGDARSLEGGVLLQSPLKAGNGEIIAVASGVLAFGGKEKKRGGADKKSGSNTALVPMGAILERSVPNAPVTKSVKLTLLEKDYTTMGAIVDAITAELAVVPEVVSPTEVLVPLPLKASGQNPASEMAAGEPKLDLAFLAKLENLTVNSSPVARVVINERTGTIVMGAGIAIDEVAISQQGLTIQIANRDKSRYFFPIQEEGKGESVFVLKETTQVSDVVGALNKVGASTRDIISILEALKKQGALKAELVIQ; from the coding sequence ATGCCTGTTTTGAATCAAAATGTATCTAACCTAGAGTTCTCAAAAAAAGATTTCCGCTTTTTAGGAAATCCCCTGTCAGCACTTGTTATTTTTCTTTTTGCGACTCTCCCTAGTTTTGCTGTAGAGACCAGACTAAAAGATTTGGTGCGAATTGATGCAGTTCGCGAAAATCAACTCACTGGATTTGGTCTTGTTGTGGGTCTGAATGGAACAGGAGATACAAAAAATCCACTCACCGAAGAAGCCTTACAGAATTATTTGGCTGGTCTTGGTGTGAATACCAAAAAGAACCTAAGAGATGCAAAAAATACTGCGTCTGTTCTCATCACTGCCAATGTTCCCGTAAACCTCAAAGAAGGGGATAAAATTGATGTGTTAGTTTCTTCCCTCGGTGACGCACGTTCTCTTGAAGGAGGAGTGCTATTACAATCCCCATTGAAAGCAGGGAATGGAGAAATCATTGCCGTTGCTTCCGGTGTACTCGCGTTTGGTGGAAAAGAGAAAAAACGAGGAGGGGCTGATAAAAAATCAGGATCCAATACGGCTCTTGTTCCTATGGGTGCGATTTTAGAAAGATCGGTTCCCAATGCCCCTGTGACTAAATCTGTCAAACTCACACTTCTCGAAAAAGATTATACTACGATGGGTGCGATTGTAGATGCCATCACTGCCGAACTGGCAGTGGTTCCAGAAGTAGTTTCTCCTACTGAAGTCCTTGTTCCCCTGCCTCTAAAAGCATCAGGCCAAAATCCCGCGAGCGAAATGGCTGCGGGAGAACCGAAACTCGATTTGGCTTTCCTTGCTAAGTTAGAAAACCTAACAGTGAATTCTTCACCTGTGGCTCGTGTGGTGATCAACGAAAGAACGGGAACCATAGTGATGGGAGCAGGTATCGCTATTGATGAAGTAGCCATTTCCCAACAAGGACTCACCATCCAAATTGCGAACCGAGACAAGTCGCGGTATTTTTTCCCCATCCAAGAAGAGGGAAAGGGTGAATCTGTTTTTGTTTTAAAAGAAACCACACAAGTTTCGGATGTGGTGGGTGCTCTGAACAAAGTCGGAGCTTCCACACGGGACATTATTTCCATTTTGGAGGCCTTAAAAAAACAAGGGGCCTTAAAAGCAGAACTTGTGATTCAGTAA
- a CDS encoding flagellar basal body L-ring protein FlgH: MMKNQNSIQSDRSSFNLEECLPLDLNSFGAPEDTAKNIPTFFLPFLFVFAVSIFFSNFSLLFADSLWKDKDPYSYPKTIQPGTVVKVVLKNGLRVEYESEYKATFDNDIKTVPDKKLVPDLPAYNSNSTYMRSKVGKSKSQGKVVGVMAVLVTGIDPGTGNLELEGSKVFNLSEERINLRLSGTISPEDLDKNRFISSDLIANLRVEYQGTLNPKELTNPNIQMKRITNPDGTVTEKAELSEQEKQEIILKNIKRLLGESE, encoded by the coding sequence ATGATGAAGAATCAAAATTCCATACAAAGTGATCGTTCCAGTTTCAACCTCGAAGAGTGTTTGCCTTTGGATTTGAATTCCTTTGGTGCGCCGGAAGATACAGCTAAAAATATTCCTACGTTTTTTCTCCCTTTTCTATTTGTATTTGCCGTATCTATTTTCTTTTCTAACTTTTCTCTTTTGTTTGCAGATTCTCTTTGGAAAGACAAAGATCCTTACTCTTATCCCAAAACCATCCAACCAGGAACTGTGGTAAAGGTTGTTTTGAAAAACGGACTTCGTGTGGAATATGAATCTGAATACAAAGCTACTTTTGATAATGATATCAAAACGGTTCCCGATAAAAAGTTAGTACCTGATCTTCCTGCTTATAACTCAAATTCCACGTATATGAGATCCAAGGTAGGAAAATCCAAATCACAAGGAAAAGTTGTGGGGGTGATGGCAGTCCTTGTCACAGGAATTGATCCTGGAACAGGAAACTTGGAACTGGAAGGGAGTAAGGTATTCAATTTATCGGAAGAAAGGATTAACCTTCGTTTGTCGGGGACTATTTCTCCAGAAGATTTGGACAAAAATCGTTTTATTTCGAGTGATCTGATTGCCAACCTAAGAGTGGAATACCAAGGAACTCTAAATCCTAAAGAACTCACAAATCCTAATATTCAAATGAAACGGATTACCAATCCCGATGGAACGGTAACCGAAAAAGCAGAACTTTCGGAACAAGAAAAACAAGAAATCATTTTAAAGAATATCAAACGACTCTTAGGTGAAAGTGAGTAA